A single window of Leptospira dzoumogneensis DNA harbors:
- a CDS encoding TlpA family protein disulfide reductase: MDSQANSDSRLSFPFSKGIFFRLILLIIASLLTVCAPSEQSNLGVKDFEGISLEGENIRISDIAADRIALNVYGPNCLPCIKEIPVLNYLNAELKKTPHIKLYMIVDPDIFFDNPEALSTEQKMKEAAVLMKEEVKKFGIQLPVLIMKPPFKVDRTEGLVTGTPETLLFKTKPLILYYNFIGPISEESDPNKIPKNMKVIFFKKMAGQS, translated from the coding sequence ATGGATTCTCAGGCCAACTCCGATTCCAGGCTTAGTTTTCCCTTTTCCAAGGGGATTTTCTTCCGCCTAATCCTTTTAATAATAGCGAGCCTTCTTACTGTTTGTGCTCCATCAGAACAATCCAATCTAGGTGTCAAAGATTTTGAAGGCATCAGTTTGGAAGGGGAGAATATCCGAATATCGGATATTGCAGCGGACCGTATCGCACTGAATGTGTACGGACCGAATTGCCTTCCTTGTATCAAGGAAATCCCGGTTTTAAATTATCTGAATGCGGAACTGAAAAAAACTCCGCATATCAAGTTATACATGATCGTGGATCCGGATATATTTTTTGATAATCCGGAAGCTCTTTCTACCGAACAAAAAATGAAAGAAGCTGCGGTTCTAATGAAAGAAGAAGTTAAAAAATTCGGAATACAACTTCCTGTCCTGATCATGAAGCCGCCTTTCAAAGTGGATCGTACCGAAGGACTAGTGACCGGAACTCCGGAAACGCTTCTATTCAAAACAAAACCTTTGATCTTATATTATAATTTTATTGGGCCGATCAGCGAAGAGTCCGACCCGAATAAAATCCCTAAAAATATGAAAGTGATCTTCTTCAAAAAAATGGCCGGCCAATCATGA
- a CDS encoding type 1 glutamine amidotransferase, with translation MRCLIVRFKDCEGPGTLLDSLQSRNYRITYHNAYDERVHIVPAAHQMFDLVVFLGGPQTVHDPNQHKFFKPWLELASHLVSMKDKKVIGICLGSQILATVLGAKVYEGEKGPEVGFSDVKVMDPSNPAFSKLSGTSSFPAFHLHEDVFEIPKGADHLLQGSFYSNQMFGYENRVFGIQCHLEVTENMLSVWKNVHSEFIKKAGWIPGPETEDLRSQMERAGRALFEGILDL, from the coding sequence ATGAGATGTCTCATCGTTCGGTTCAAGGACTGCGAAGGTCCCGGAACTCTATTGGATTCTTTGCAATCTAGGAATTATAGGATCACTTATCATAACGCGTACGACGAAAGAGTGCATATCGTTCCCGCGGCACATCAGATGTTCGATCTGGTAGTATTCTTAGGCGGACCCCAAACGGTCCATGATCCGAATCAGCATAAATTTTTCAAACCTTGGCTGGAACTTGCGTCTCACTTAGTATCTATGAAAGATAAAAAGGTGATCGGGATCTGTTTGGGTTCTCAGATCCTAGCAACTGTCTTAGGCGCCAAGGTGTACGAAGGAGAGAAGGGCCCGGAAGTAGGGTTCTCTGACGTAAAAGTGATGGATCCTTCTAACCCTGCATTCTCTAAATTGAGCGGGACTTCTTCATTTCCGGCTTTTCATCTACACGAAGATGTATTCGAGATCCCTAAAGGTGCAGATCATCTGTTACAAGGAAGTTTTTATTCTAACCAGATGTTTGGATATGAGAACCGAGTATTCGGTATCCAATGTCATCTGGAAGTAACAGAGAATATGTTAAGCGTTTGGAAGAATGTACATTCTGAATTTATAAAAAAAGCAGGATGGATTCCCGGACCCGAAACGGAAGATCTTAGGTCTCAGATGGAAAGAGCCGGCAGGGCTTTGTTCGAAGGAATTTTGGATTTATAA
- a CDS encoding DNA primase has protein sequence MMVVSKASIPSQEYKMTQNQNSEFDIVTLIELAKKNKYERAVAGFQVLDRIDRLELPKKIKGRKLAVQAMFALANDEVQYKYVTKEERAITEAEAQGNGATYSQFNGLFEAPQAPIAEEDMEEDFIPEEAAKPLMDMEDGEEGESYDEEEDDSDDDEDEEEEDDDDSDDDEDEEDED, from the coding sequence ATGATGGTAGTTTCAAAGGCCTCTATCCCCTCTCAGGAATACAAAATGACCCAGAACCAGAATTCAGAATTCGATATTGTAACTTTGATTGAACTGGCCAAAAAAAACAAGTATGAAAGAGCCGTAGCCGGCTTCCAAGTCCTGGATAGAATCGACAGACTCGAATTGCCTAAAAAGATCAAAGGACGCAAACTTGCAGTCCAAGCGATGTTTGCACTCGCAAACGACGAAGTTCAGTATAAATACGTAACTAAAGAAGAAAGAGCCATCACTGAAGCGGAAGCTCAAGGAAACGGAGCCACTTATTCTCAATTCAACGGGCTATTCGAAGCTCCTCAAGCCCCCATCGCAGAAGAAGATATGGAAGAAGATTTCATTCCGGAAGAAGCTGCAAAACCTCTTATGGACATGGAAGATGGTGAAGAGGGAGAATCCTACGACGAAGAGGAAGACGATTCCGATGACGACGAGGATGAAGAAGAGGAAGATGATGATGATTCCGACGACGATGAGGACGAAGAAGACGAGGATTAA